The following coding sequences are from one Prochlorococcus sp. MIT 1314 window:
- a CDS encoding LL-diaminopimelate aminotransferase: MVQVNENYLKLKAGYLFPEIAKRVKLYSQSNNSSDIIKLGIGDVTEPLPKACREAMSQALNDMGTTEGFRGYGPEQGYSWLRDKISEHEFISRGCKISPEEIFVSDGSKCDSSNILDIFGKDNSIAVTDPVYPVYVDSNVMTGRTGDALENGTYKGLTYLAINEENNFLPELPKNKIDILYLCFPNNPTGATITKEDLKKWVDYALKNKSLILFDAAYEAFIQDKDIPHSIYEIEGAKDCAIEFRSFSKNAGFTGVRCAYTVIPKNLVGFSSTNEEIALWPLWNRRQSTKFNGVSYIVQRGAEAVYSLEGKKEVRGLIDFYMENAKIMKNKLQAAGYKVYGGVNAPYIWIKVPDQMTSWDFFDFLLQKVSVVGTPGSGFGLSGEGYFRLSAFNSRSNVIDAMERIINI; this comes from the coding sequence GTGGTTCAAGTAAACGAAAATTATTTAAAACTCAAAGCCGGCTATTTATTTCCTGAAATTGCTAAAAGGGTAAAATTATATTCTCAATCAAATAACAGTTCTGACATAATTAAGCTTGGCATAGGAGATGTGACAGAGCCATTACCCAAAGCTTGCAGAGAGGCCATGAGTCAAGCTTTAAATGATATGGGCACAACTGAGGGTTTTAGAGGTTATGGACCAGAACAGGGTTATTCTTGGCTAAGAGATAAAATTTCTGAGCATGAATTTATTTCAAGAGGATGTAAAATTTCACCTGAAGAAATATTTGTTTCAGATGGTTCTAAGTGCGATAGCAGTAATATTTTAGATATTTTTGGCAAAGATAATTCAATCGCGGTAACAGATCCCGTTTACCCTGTTTATGTAGATAGTAACGTTATGACAGGCAGAACTGGAGATGCTCTTGAAAATGGAACTTATAAAGGATTGACATATCTTGCAATAAATGAAGAAAACAACTTTCTACCAGAATTACCGAAAAATAAAATTGATATTTTATATCTTTGTTTCCCAAATAATCCTACTGGAGCAACGATTACTAAAGAAGACTTAAAAAAGTGGGTTGACTATGCTCTTAAAAATAAATCTTTAATACTTTTTGATGCAGCTTACGAAGCATTTATTCAAGATAAGGATATTCCTCATTCAATATATGAGATTGAGGGAGCAAAGGATTGCGCTATTGAATTTAGATCTTTTTCAAAGAATGCCGGATTCACCGGAGTAAGATGTGCCTATACAGTAATACCTAAAAATCTCGTAGGTTTCAGCTCAACAAATGAGGAAATAGCTTTATGGCCGCTTTGGAATAGGCGACAATCTACAAAGTTCAATGGAGTAAGCTATATCGTCCAGCGAGGAGCAGAGGCGGTTTATTCACTTGAAGGGAAAAAAGAGGTGAGAGGTTTAATTGATTTTTATATGGAAAATGCAAAAATTATGAAAAATAAACTTCAGGCTGCAGGCTATAAAGTTTATGGTGGTGTTAATGCTCCATATATTTGGATCAAAGTTCCTGATCAAATGACATCTTGGGACTTTTTTGATTTCCTTCTTCAAAAAGTAAGTGTCGTGGGCACACCTGGGAGCGGATTTGGATTATCAGGAGAGGGTTATTTTCGTTTGTCAGCTTTTAACTCAAGATCAAATGTCATTGATGCAATGGAAAGAATAATTAATATATAA
- a CDS encoding Rne/Rng family ribonuclease yields MSQQIIIAEQSRIAALLTDDRVDELIVAQGQYQIGDIFSGTVENVLPGIDAAFINIGESEKNGFIHVSDLGPLRLKKGIFGITELLEPKQKVLVQVIKEPTGSKGPRLTGSITITGKYLILQPYGQGVNISRKINTETERSRLKALGVLIKPPSTGLLFRTESEKIKEELLIEDLENLIQQWESILKDSESSNPPSLIKRDEDFSLKILRDHIKSSTKNIIIDSKFSVERAKDFLTHYESNVNIEFYDNDLKEHILEKYEIKKTIQKALQPRVDLPSGGYIIIEPTEALTVIDVNSGSFTRSANSRQTVLWTNCEAAVEISRQMKLRNIGGVIVVDFIDMESRRDQFQLLEHFTSAIKDDSARPQIAQLTELGLVELTRKRQGQNLYELFSKKCSSCDGTGHIENQLNYSISNLQTKNVEEKNNKPNSIKSIDIDAFQSTDKQEKIIEKEFLNLKNLNKEDSLNKKENDNEVTNTLNSKEKNIITVDLTNDEKIVFSQLGINPLIKLGKEYLMSNNFVRLKDNSIEKEKILDNKKTTAKQVKTRLKSKEAKEIQINSEANSNSKDKSTKKTNENKEVVFLDKQDEIELTEEINNARKKRRRSSASNE; encoded by the coding sequence ATGTCTCAGCAAATTATCATCGCTGAGCAGTCTCGAATTGCAGCACTTCTCACAGATGATCGAGTTGATGAATTAATCGTCGCACAAGGTCAATATCAAATTGGAGATATTTTTTCAGGAACAGTTGAAAATGTTCTCCCTGGCATTGACGCCGCTTTCATAAATATTGGTGAAAGTGAGAAAAATGGGTTCATTCATGTATCAGATCTAGGCCCATTAAGACTCAAAAAAGGAATATTTGGAATAACTGAACTACTAGAACCCAAACAAAAAGTTCTAGTACAAGTAATAAAGGAACCCACAGGATCCAAAGGGCCTAGACTTACTGGAAGTATTACAATAACAGGGAAGTACTTGATCCTACAACCATATGGTCAAGGAGTAAATATTTCCAGAAAAATAAATACAGAAACAGAAAGAAGCCGTTTAAAAGCTCTTGGTGTTTTAATAAAACCACCGAGCACAGGTTTACTATTTAGAACAGAGTCTGAAAAGATAAAAGAAGAATTACTAATTGAAGATTTAGAAAATTTAATTCAACAATGGGAAAGCATTCTAAAAGATTCTGAGAGTTCTAACCCACCAAGTTTAATTAAACGAGATGAAGATTTCTCACTTAAGATTTTGAGAGATCATATTAAATCATCAACTAAAAATATAATTATCGATAGTAAATTTTCAGTTGAAAGGGCAAAAGATTTTTTAACACATTATGAATCTAATGTAAATATTGAATTTTACGATAACGATTTAAAAGAGCATATTTTAGAAAAGTACGAAATCAAGAAAACAATTCAAAAAGCTCTTCAACCAAGAGTAGATCTTCCATCAGGAGGATATATAATTATTGAACCAACTGAAGCTCTAACAGTAATTGATGTAAACTCCGGGTCTTTTACAAGATCCGCCAATTCAAGACAAACTGTTTTGTGGACGAATTGTGAGGCAGCAGTTGAAATTTCAAGGCAAATGAAATTAAGAAATATTGGTGGAGTGATCGTAGTTGATTTTATTGATATGGAATCTAGACGAGATCAATTCCAGTTACTTGAACATTTCACTTCAGCAATAAAAGATGATTCTGCTAGGCCTCAGATAGCTCAACTTACTGAATTAGGTTTAGTTGAGTTAACCAGAAAAAGACAAGGTCAAAATTTATATGAATTATTCAGTAAAAAATGTTCCTCGTGCGATGGCACAGGCCATATAGAAAATCAATTAAATTATTCAATTTCTAATCTACAAACTAAAAATGTTGAAGAAAAGAATAATAAACCAAATAGTATAAAATCTATCGATATAGATGCTTTTCAATCAACTGATAAGCAGGAAAAAATAATTGAAAAAGAATTCCTTAACCTCAAGAACCTGAATAAGGAGGATTCTTTAAATAAAAAAGAAAATGATAATGAGGTTACGAACACATTAAATTCAAAAGAAAAAAATATAATAACTGTTGATCTTACTAATGATGAAAAAATTGTTTTCAGTCAATTAGGTATTAATCCACTAATAAAGTTAGGTAAAGAATATCTGATGAGCAATAATTTTGTACGTTTAAAGGACAATAGTATAGAAAAAGAAAAAATTTTAGATAATAAGAAAACAACTGCAAAACAAGTAAAAACTCGCTTAAAATCTAAAGAGGCAAAAGAGATACAAATTAATAGTGAAGCAAATTCGAATTCCAAAGATAAATCAACAAAAAAAACTAATGAGAATAAAGAAGTTGTATTTTTAGATAAGCAAGATGAAATTGAGCTCACAGAAGAGATAAATAATGCGAGAAAAAAGAGAAGAAGATCTTCAGCAAGTAATGAATAA
- a CDS encoding ribonuclease HII encodes MREKREEDLQQVMNKVSEVGIDEVGRGAVFGPVFSAVVVLTEKNKLILKQFGVNDSKKLTPKKRKLLLPKIILLSSDYGIGQSSVREIDKLGIRVATELSMIRALNKLKDKPSEIIIDGPLLLRPWKGIQKNIVSGDSKFIAIASSSIVAKVARDNLMERLEKKYSGYFIFKNKGYGTKQHLSIIKDRGITSLHRKSFLKKSNII; translated from the coding sequence ATGCGAGAAAAAAGAGAAGAAGATCTTCAGCAAGTAATGAATAAAGTTTCCGAAGTTGGAATAGATGAAGTTGGTAGGGGAGCAGTTTTTGGGCCAGTTTTCTCAGCAGTTGTAGTATTAACTGAGAAAAATAAATTAATCCTAAAACAATTTGGAGTTAATGATAGTAAAAAATTAACTCCCAAAAAAAGAAAATTACTTTTACCAAAAATAATATTACTTTCTTCAGATTATGGAATTGGGCAATCCTCGGTCAGAGAAATAGATAAGCTCGGCATTAGAGTTGCAACCGAACTTTCAATGATAAGAGCTTTAAACAAATTAAAAGATAAACCATCTGAAATAATAATTGATGGCCCCTTATTATTAAGGCCATGGAAAGGAATACAGAAAAATATAGTATCAGGAGACTCGAAATTTATTGCAATTGCTTCGAGTAGCATAGTTGCAAAAGTAGCTCGAGACAATCTAATGGAAAGATTAGAAAAAAAATACTCAGGATACTTCATATTTAAAAATAAAGGTTATGGTACTAAACAGCATCTTTCAATTATCAAAGATCGAGGAATAACTAGTCTTCATAGGAAAAGTTTTTTAAAAAAATCAAATATTATTTAG
- a CDS encoding DUF1997 domain-containing protein gives MLLSFDAKQKLKLSVTRNKEYLSKYLLEEERVVGAMLDSKKLVPEGVGRYKYTVTSFKVFQLDINPVVSIAVENKDGILRMSALESTLDGLGMIDDFNLILKANLEATDIGLEGEALLGVSVSQPPLLKLVPKKILESTGHSVLNGILLGIKSRVQQQLVKDFLDWCELNNI, from the coding sequence ATGCTATTGTCTTTTGATGCTAAACAGAAACTAAAGCTTTCCGTAACACGAAATAAAGAATATCTTTCTAAATATCTTTTGGAAGAAGAAAGAGTTGTTGGAGCAATGCTGGACTCCAAAAAATTAGTGCCAGAAGGGGTAGGTAGGTATAAGTATACAGTAACAAGTTTTAAGGTTTTTCAATTAGATATTAACCCTGTTGTTTCAATTGCGGTAGAGAATAAAGATGGGATTTTAAGAATGAGTGCCCTTGAAAGTACATTAGATGGTTTGGGGATGATAGATGACTTTAATCTTATTTTGAAAGCGAATTTGGAAGCAACTGATATTGGATTAGAAGGAGAAGCTCTATTAGGGGTATCTGTAAGCCAACCTCCTCTATTGAAACTGGTACCAAAGAAAATTTTGGAATCTACTGGTCATTCGGTATTAAATGGAATTTTGTTGGGTATAAAGTCAAGAGTTCAACAGCAATTAGTGAAAGATTTTTTAGATTGGTGTGAACTAAATAATATTTGA
- the pheA gene encoding prephenate dehydratase, protein MSKQVAYLGPKGTYAEKAAHMLSKLANFQTPIFVPCNGLHSVIKSIAYNNCDAAVVPIENSVEGGVTATLDALWKFPEIYINKAIVLPIKHALISDGEISNISEVLSHPQALAQCSEWLSENLPNAIALPTNSTSEAVNMVKGSKFRAAIGSKSLIQIQGLKELAYPINDVPGNCTRFILLSKESKCDLANIASFAFSLISNEPGALLKAINYIADFGFNMSKIESRPSKKELGDYIIYIDLEINNQNNILNLLELKNNLKPLCKNFVDFGNYFSENVELD, encoded by the coding sequence ATGAGCAAACAAGTTGCATATTTAGGTCCTAAGGGAACATACGCAGAAAAAGCAGCTCATATGTTATCAAAGCTTGCCAATTTTCAGACACCTATATTTGTACCATGTAATGGGTTACATTCGGTCATAAAATCAATAGCCTATAACAATTGTGATGCTGCTGTAGTCCCCATTGAAAATTCTGTAGAGGGTGGAGTTACAGCCACTCTAGATGCCCTATGGAAATTCCCTGAAATATATATCAATAAAGCAATTGTATTGCCCATAAAACATGCATTAATTAGCGATGGAGAAATTTCAAATATTTCAGAAGTATTATCTCATCCACAAGCATTAGCTCAATGTTCAGAATGGTTATCTGAAAATCTTCCAAATGCAATAGCTCTTCCAACAAATTCAACATCAGAAGCTGTCAATATGGTTAAGGGGAGTAAATTTAGAGCAGCTATAGGTTCAAAATCATTAATTCAGATTCAAGGACTTAAAGAATTAGCCTATCCAATTAATGATGTCCCAGGTAATTGCACTAGATTTATCTTGTTGAGCAAAGAATCAAAATGTGATTTAGCTAATATTGCCAGTTTTGCTTTCTCATTAATCTCAAACGAACCTGGCGCTTTACTTAAAGCTATAAATTATATTGCAGATTTTGGATTTAATATGAGTAAAATAGAGTCTAGACCTTCAAAAAAAGAGTTAGGAGATTATATTATTTACATTGATTTAGAAATAAATAATCAAAATAATATTTTAAATTTACTTGAATTAAAAAATAATCTAAAGCCTCTATGCAAGAACTTTGTTGATTTTGGAAATTATTTTTCTGAGAATGTTGAATTAGATTAA
- a CDS encoding methyltransferase domain-containing protein, with product MFELLLPFFLLVLILIVLPVIWKINARKYISSGTVASAYDAWTEDKLLERLWGEHIHLGFYPLGGVKIDFRKAKVQFVHELVKWSGLDKLPKGSRILDVGCGIGGSSRILAKYYGFNVTGITISPGQVKRARELTPVGLNCNFRVMDALDLKFEDGSFDGVWSVEAGAHMNDKTKFADEMLRILRPGGYLALADWNSRDLRKNPPSFFENLVLKQLLEQWVHPNFVSINEFVNILRTNKNSIGRVVSENWNSYTNPSWYDSIFEGIRRPFAILSLGPLSIIKSIREIPTILLMNWAFRKGLMEFGVYKCRG from the coding sequence ATGTTTGAATTACTATTACCTTTCTTTTTACTGGTTTTAATCTTAATAGTATTACCTGTAATCTGGAAAATTAATGCTAGAAAATATATTTCTTCCGGCACAGTTGCATCTGCATATGATGCTTGGACTGAGGATAAATTACTTGAGAGATTGTGGGGAGAACATATACATTTGGGCTTTTATCCCTTAGGGGGGGTTAAAATTGATTTTAGAAAGGCTAAAGTCCAGTTTGTTCATGAGTTAGTCAAATGGAGTGGTTTAGATAAATTGCCAAAAGGTTCCAGAATACTAGATGTAGGTTGCGGCATAGGAGGAAGTTCTAGGATTCTTGCGAAATATTATGGGTTTAATGTTACTGGAATTACAATTAGCCCTGGTCAAGTAAAAAGAGCAAGAGAACTTACTCCTGTTGGACTTAATTGCAACTTCAGAGTTATGGATGCCTTGGATTTAAAATTTGAAGATGGATCCTTTGATGGGGTTTGGAGTGTTGAGGCTGGTGCACACATGAATGATAAAACTAAGTTTGCAGATGAAATGCTGAGAATTTTGAGACCTGGAGGGTATTTGGCATTGGCTGATTGGAATTCAAGAGATCTAAGGAAAAACCCCCCTTCGTTTTTTGAGAATTTGGTTCTTAAACAATTACTTGAACAATGGGTACATCCAAATTTTGTTAGCATTAATGAATTTGTTAATATTCTCAGAACTAATAAAAATAGCATAGGAAGAGTTGTTTCTGAAAATTGGAATTCTTATACAAATCCCTCATGGTACGATTCTATTTTTGAAGGCATTAGAAGACCTTTCGCAATTTTGTCTCTTGGTCCTCTTTCAATAATTAAGTCTATTAGAGAGATTCCAACTATACTTCTCATGAATTGGGCATTTCGAAAAGGTTTAATGGAGTTTGGAGTTTATAAATGTAGAGGATAA
- a CDS encoding LON peptidase substrate-binding domain-containing protein yields MGELSVRELPLFPLPEVVLFPQEVLPLHIFESRYRIMLQSVLESDSMFGVIKWDPNTKSMANVGCCAQIIKHHTAEDGRSNIVTLGQQRFQVLEIIRSTPFCSAMVSWISDENIDNLQKLDSLKDQVTEALNDVINLTSKLTNNKKNLPDKLPNNPMELSFWIGAHLGGSVAQEQQRLLEERNTYTRLQREYEMLDHTRKQLAARTALKESFPDIKEN; encoded by the coding sequence ATGGGAGAGCTCTCAGTAAGGGAATTACCTTTATTTCCTTTGCCAGAGGTAGTCCTTTTTCCTCAAGAGGTATTACCTTTGCATATTTTTGAATCTAGATACAGAATCATGCTTCAATCTGTTCTTGAAAGTGATTCTATGTTTGGAGTAATAAAGTGGGATCCAAATACTAAAAGTATGGCTAACGTTGGATGTTGCGCTCAAATAATAAAACATCACACTGCAGAAGATGGTAGAAGTAATATTGTTACTCTCGGACAACAAAGATTTCAAGTCTTAGAAATTATTCGTTCAACTCCATTTTGTTCGGCGATGGTAAGTTGGATTAGCGATGAGAATATTGATAACCTTCAAAAATTAGATTCTCTTAAAGATCAAGTCACCGAAGCACTAAATGATGTCATTAATCTAACAAGTAAATTGACAAATAATAAGAAAAACCTACCCGATAAATTGCCGAACAATCCCATGGAATTATCATTTTGGATAGGAGCACATTTAGGTGGTTCTGTTGCCCAAGAACAGCAAAGACTTTTAGAGGAAAGAAATACTTATACTCGTTTGCAAAGAGAATATGAAATGCTTGATCATACAAGAAAACAACTTGCAGCAAGAACAGCCTTGAAAGAAAGTTTTCCTGATATTAAAGAAAATTAA
- the rpsJ gene encoding 30S ribosomal protein S10 produces MTASIAQQKIRIRLKAFDRRMLDLSCDKIIQTADTTSASAIGPIPLPTKRKIYCVLRSPHVDKDSREHFETRTHRRIIDIYSPSAKTIDALMKLDLPSGVDIEVKL; encoded by the coding sequence ATGACTGCATCAATTGCACAACAAAAAATAAGAATAAGACTAAAAGCATTCGACAGAAGAATGCTTGATTTGTCTTGTGACAAAATAATTCAAACAGCCGATACTACTTCTGCTTCAGCAATAGGTCCAATACCTTTACCTACAAAGAGAAAAATTTATTGTGTTCTAAGGTCACCACATGTTGATAAAGATTCTAGAGAGCATTTTGAAACAAGAACTCATAGAAGAATAATAGATATTTATAGTCCTTCAGCAAAAACTATTGATGCTTTAATGAAGTTGGATCTTCCTAGTGGTGTAGATATAGAAGTTAAACTTTAA